The Metabacillus schmidteae nucleotide sequence TGAAAGGTTTACACAAGCAAAAGCAGAGGAATTAGCTAAAGAGGACCATCTTCTTTTTATTTGTGGTCACTACGAAGGATATGACGAAAGAATTAGGGAACATCTGGTAACAGATGAGATTTCGATAGGAGATTTTGTTTTAACAGGAGGAGAGCTTGCATCAATGGTGATAACAGATAGTGTTGTCAGGCTCCTTCCCGGTGTTCTGGGAAATGAGGACTCTCCTATTTTAGATTCCTACAGCTCTGGTTTACTAGAACATCCACACTACACAAGACCAGCTGATTTTAGAGGCTTTAAAGTACCGGAAGTACTATTATCAGGTAATCACAAATTAATCGCTGAGTGGCGTGAGGAGCAATCTTTAAGAAGAACCTTCGAGCGGCGTCCAGATTTATTAGAAAAATACCCTTTAACGGAAAAACAAAAAGCTATCATAAAAACGTTGCAAAATGAAAACTAGCTATTGCACCCAATGTCTTGATATGGTAAGATAAATTTCGTGACTTACTGACATGTAAGTCTTTTAAAACGATGTTCCGCTGCAATGAATAGATATTGGAATGAGCATCTGTTGGAAGGAGTTGGAAAACGATGCAAAAACTAATTGAAGAAATCACAAAAGAACAATTAAAAACTGATTTACCAGCTTTCCGTCCTGGTGATACTGTACGTGTACACGTAAGTATCGTTGAGGGTACTCGTGAGCGTATTCAGGTATTTGAAGGTGTTGTGATTAAGCGTCGTGGTGGTGGAATTAGTGAAACATTTACTGTTCGTAAGATTTCTTACGGAGTAGGTGTTGAACGTACTTTCCCTGTACACACACCAAAAATCGCGAAGCTAGAAGTTATTCGCCGCGGTAAAGTTCGCCGTGCTAAACTTTACTACCTACGTCAATTACGTGGTAAAGCTGCGCGTATTAAAGAAATTCGATAAGACAGCTTAGTTTATACTAAGTCTCAAATATATGGGTCAGTTTCTGTCCGTATAGTTGAAAAGGAGCTTGTTGCTTAACAAGCTCCTTTTTCAATAATTTGGCGATCTGAGGATTTGTTAATTAAAACTACTGTTTCTATTCTATAAAATATTCTGTATTAATTGCTCCTTAGAAAACAGCCTATAATACACGTATACCAAAAAACAGACAGTGGATATAATGATTGCTAGAAGCAGGTGAATATATGACAAAAAAGAAAAATGAATTTCTAGAGTGGATGAAAGCTTTAGCTATCGCTGTCATTTTAGCAGCAATCATAAGGTCTTTCTTTTTTGCACCGATTGTTGTTGATGGATATTCAATGATGCCAACTTTACATACACAAGATAGAATGATTGTGAATAAATTTTCATATAAAATTGATGAACCTGAGCGATTTGATATCGTTGTTTTTCATGCAACTGTTGATAAAGATTATATTAAACGTGTGATTGGTTTACCAGGAGATCATGTGGAATATAAAAATGATACACTGTATATAAATGGCGAAAAGTATGAAGAGCCTTATCTTGATGAATATAAAAATGAACTAATTGACGGCCCTTTGACAGAGCCTTTTGACCTAGAAGGCATTACAGGAAGATCAACGGTGCCCCAAGGACAACTATTTGTTATGGGGGATAATAGGCGTCAAAGTAAAGATAGTAGACATATTGGTACGATACCAATAGAAGAGGTTATGGGAAAAACGAATCTAGTCTATTGGCCATTCTCAAATATTCGTATCGTAGAGTAAGTAAAAAGCAGGTGATAGTATGACAATACAATGGTTTCCAGGACATATGGCTAAAGCGAGAAGACAAGTTACAGAAAAGCTAAAATTAATTGATATTGTCTTTGAGCTTGTTGATGCGCGAATTCCAATGTCATCGAGAAATCCGATGATTGATGACATTGTATCAACAAAGCCAAGAATTGTG carries:
- the trmD gene encoding tRNA (guanosine(37)-N1)-methyltransferase TrmD yields the protein MKIDFLTLFPEMFHGVLNESILKKAQDKEAVTFNVMNFREYSSNKHQNVDDYPYGGGAGMVLTPQPIFDAVEDIRKQGDTEPKVILVCPQGERFTQAKAEELAKEDHLLFICGHYEGYDERIREHLVTDEISIGDFVLTGGELASMVITDSVVRLLPGVLGNEDSPILDSYSSGLLEHPHYTRPADFRGFKVPEVLLSGNHKLIAEWREEQSLRRTFERRPDLLEKYPLTEKQKAIIKTLQNEN
- the rplS gene encoding 50S ribosomal protein L19: MQKLIEEITKEQLKTDLPAFRPGDTVRVHVSIVEGTRERIQVFEGVVIKRRGGGISETFTVRKISYGVGVERTFPVHTPKIAKLEVIRRGKVRRAKLYYLRQLRGKAARIKEIR
- the lepB gene encoding signal peptidase I, encoding MTKKKNEFLEWMKALAIAVILAAIIRSFFFAPIVVDGYSMMPTLHTQDRMIVNKFSYKIDEPERFDIVVFHATVDKDYIKRVIGLPGDHVEYKNDTLYINGEKYEEPYLDEYKNELIDGPLTEPFDLEGITGRSTVPQGQLFVMGDNRRQSKDSRHIGTIPIEEVMGKTNLVYWPFSNIRIVE